A region from the uncultured Draconibacterium sp. genome encodes:
- a CDS encoding DNA-3-methyladenine glycosylase I: MCKRCNWGTKNELMLRYHDEEWGVPLHDDNKLFEFFVLEGFQAGLSWQIVLNKRENFRKAFDNFNPQKVAAYNEDKIQQLIGDKLIIRNQQKIRACVNNAQRFLEIQKKYGSFDAYIWKFVDHQPIQNTFETLAELPAKTKLSDAISADLKQHGFKFVGSTVIYAHMQATGMVNDHLVSCIRYKQVRALANVSRKN, encoded by the coding sequence ATGTGTAAACGATGCAACTGGGGAACAAAAAACGAGCTGATGCTCAGGTATCACGATGAAGAATGGGGTGTGCCTCTTCACGATGATAATAAACTCTTTGAGTTTTTTGTATTGGAAGGATTTCAGGCCGGATTGAGTTGGCAAATTGTATTAAACAAACGCGAAAACTTCCGTAAGGCCTTTGATAATTTCAATCCGCAAAAGGTTGCTGCCTACAACGAGGATAAAATTCAGCAGCTGATAGGAGATAAATTGATAATCCGCAATCAACAAAAAATAAGGGCTTGTGTAAATAATGCACAGCGTTTTCTGGAAATTCAGAAAAAGTATGGAAGCTTTGATGCTTACATTTGGAAATTTGTGGACCACCAACCCATTCAGAATACATTTGAAACGCTTGCTGAATTGCCTGCCAAAACCAAACTTTCGGATGCAATTTCAGCCGACTTAAAACAACACGGATTTAAGTTTGTTGGCTCCACAGTTATTTATGCCCATATGCAGGCTACCGGTATGGTAAACGATCATTTGGTAAGTTGTATTCGGTACAAACAGGTGCGGGCCTTGGCCAATGTAAGTAGAAAAAACTGA
- a CDS encoding C1 family peptidase: MKLRLIFTALIVVYACSVFAESEKKEEAKGYVFEDEIELAATPVKNQHRSGTCWSFSGLSFLESEMLRLGKPEVDLSEMFVVWHTYSEKARKHVRVHGNLNFAAGGAFHDVTNMIREYGIVPESVYSGLNYGEDQHVHGEMDNVLKEHVDAVVQNRNRKLSTVWHEPIEATLNAYLGQLPQKFEYEGEHYTPQRFASDFVGLNMDDYVEISSYTHHPFYEKFILEVPDNWSWDEVYNVPLDEFEAIMDYALGNGFTIAWAADVSEKGFATSNKGVAVLPAAPDQNMDDAEIAKWEALPQKEKEKELYKLDKPVPELVVTQEMRQTAFDNYQTTDDHGMHIIGTAKDQNGHVFYKVKNSWGDYNKYKGYFYASKPYVNYKTMCIMVHKDGIPQSIREKLKL; encoded by the coding sequence ATGAAGTTGCGTTTGATTTTTACCGCATTGATTGTGGTATATGCGTGTAGCGTATTTGCAGAGAGCGAGAAGAAGGAAGAGGCGAAAGGTTATGTTTTCGAAGATGAAATTGAACTGGCAGCAACGCCTGTAAAAAATCAGCACCGCTCGGGTACCTGTTGGTCGTTTTCCGGACTTTCATTTCTTGAATCGGAGATGTTGCGTTTGGGAAAACCCGAAGTTGATCTGTCGGAAATGTTTGTGGTGTGGCATACCTATTCTGAAAAAGCAAGAAAACATGTGCGCGTGCATGGAAATCTGAATTTTGCAGCAGGTGGCGCATTTCATGATGTTACCAACATGATTCGTGAATACGGTATTGTGCCGGAATCAGTTTACTCGGGCTTAAACTATGGCGAAGACCAGCATGTGCATGGCGAAATGGACAACGTTTTAAAAGAACATGTGGATGCCGTTGTACAGAATAGAAACCGCAAACTGAGCACCGTTTGGCACGAACCCATCGAGGCCACTTTAAATGCCTACCTCGGCCAATTACCACAAAAATTTGAATACGAAGGAGAACACTATACACCGCAGCGTTTTGCCAGCGACTTTGTGGGCTTAAACATGGACGATTACGTTGAAATTTCGTCGTACACCCATCATCCGTTTTACGAAAAATTTATTTTGGAAGTGCCCGACAACTGGTCGTGGGACGAAGTGTACAATGTACCCCTTGACGAGTTTGAAGCCATTATGGATTACGCATTGGGTAACGGTTTTACCATTGCCTGGGCTGCCGATGTGAGCGAAAAAGGATTTGCTACCAGCAATAAAGGTGTGGCTGTTTTGCCGGCAGCCCCCGACCAAAATATGGACGATGCAGAGATTGCAAAATGGGAAGCCCTTCCGCAAAAAGAAAAAGAAAAAGAGTTGTACAAACTGGATAAACCGGTTCCGGAACTGGTAGTAACACAGGAAATGCGTCAAACAGCATTTGATAACTACCAAACTACCGACGACCATGGTATGCATATTATTGGCACTGCCAAAGATCAGAATGGGCATGTTTTCTACAAAGTGAAAAACTCGTGGGGCGATTACAACAAGTACAAAGGTTACTTTTATGCCTCAAAACCTTATGTGAATTACAAAACGATGTGCATAATGGTGCACAAAGACGGCATACCCCAAAGTATAAGAGAGAAACTTAAACTTTAA
- a CDS encoding glycosyltransferase family 2 protein: MKKLSLVICVWNEEPNIKPLSEQIKAALEGIDYEAIFVDDGSTDKTREEIRKINDDRFLLVELKRNYGQSSALQAGIDQAEGDFVALIDGDLQNDPADIPMMLKMIEQQEWDMVAGVRANRKDGMFLRKVPSKIANYLIRRTTGIYMKDLGCTLKIFTKDTIKSIHIYGELHRYIPALVTLEGATKITQVDVNHRPREFGSSKYNLSRTTRVMSDLVLMLFFKKYLQRPMHFFGNIGIFTLGIGVLINFYLLILKILGNDIWGKPLLLLGILLVLGGIQFITTGIIAELQMRTYFESQKKKPYRVKRVITAKETL, from the coding sequence ATGAAAAAGCTTTCACTCGTAATTTGTGTTTGGAACGAAGAACCAAACATAAAACCATTATCAGAACAAATTAAAGCAGCCCTTGAAGGGATTGATTACGAAGCCATTTTTGTAGATGACGGCTCTACAGATAAAACGCGCGAAGAGATCAGGAAGATTAACGACGACAGGTTTTTGCTTGTTGAGTTAAAACGGAATTACGGACAGAGTTCGGCTTTGCAAGCAGGTATCGATCAGGCTGAAGGCGATTTTGTTGCATTAATTGATGGCGACCTGCAAAACGACCCGGCAGATATTCCGATGATGCTGAAAATGATTGAGCAGCAAGAATGGGATATGGTTGCCGGCGTGCGGGCTAACCGAAAAGACGGAATGTTTTTACGCAAGGTTCCTTCAAAAATTGCGAATTACCTTATTCGACGTACCACCGGGATTTACATGAAAGACCTGGGTTGTACCCTGAAGATTTTCACTAAAGATACGATTAAAAGCATTCATATTTACGGCGAATTGCACCGTTACATACCTGCCCTGGTAACGCTTGAAGGCGCAACAAAAATTACACAGGTGGATGTTAATCATCGTCCGCGCGAATTTGGAAGCTCGAAATACAACCTGAGCCGCACCACACGTGTAATGAGCGATTTGGTATTGATGCTATTCTTTAAAAAGTACCTGCAACGTCCCATGCACTTTTTTGGCAATATTGGCATATTTACACTCGGCATAGGAGTGCTTATTAATTTTTACCTGCTGATATTAAAAATTCTGGGTAACGATATTTGGGGGAAACCTCTATTGTTGCTTGGTATTCTGCTGGTTCTTGGAGGAATTCAGTTTATAACAACTGGTATTATTGCCGAACTTCAGATGCGTACTTATTTTGAATCGCAAAAGAAAAAACCGTACCGGGTAAAACGGGTTATAACAGCCAAAGAAACTTTGTAA
- a CDS encoding TonB-dependent receptor plug domain-containing protein, which produces MKTNLFTLFVVLFFVFGSAGVSAQERYIDGIVTTFDSIAVIGADVWVKSSKTVIKTDTLGRFKVAVLPGDKLKISARGFVSRSVKLEDKTKIVAVNLKLKPGDKSREYAIGYGYVKDGEKLNAVAQMTDDDVDFAQYSNMYDLIRGRFAGVQVAGGEIIIRGVNSINSSSAALIVVDGITTDGSILGVLSPAQVKSVNVIKDGGAAIYGSRGANGVVIIETKRGND; this is translated from the coding sequence ATGAAAACTAATCTTTTTACCCTGTTTGTAGTATTGTTTTTTGTTTTTGGAAGTGCCGGTGTTTCTGCACAGGAACGATATATCGACGGAATTGTAACTACCTTTGACAGCATTGCAGTAATTGGTGCCGATGTGTGGGTGAAAAGCTCGAAAACGGTAATTAAAACCGATACACTCGGACGATTTAAAGTGGCTGTTCTTCCTGGCGATAAATTAAAAATAAGTGCAAGAGGCTTTGTAAGCAGGAGTGTTAAACTGGAAGATAAGACTAAAATTGTTGCCGTAAACCTAAAACTTAAGCCAGGCGACAAATCGCGTGAGTATGCTATTGGCTATGGCTATGTAAAAGACGGCGAAAAGCTGAATGCTGTAGCTCAAATGACCGACGATGATGTGGATTTTGCGCAATACTCTAACATGTATGACCTGATTAGGGGACGTTTTGCCGGAGTACAGGTTGCCGGTGGCGAAATAATTATTCGCGGCGTTAACTCAATAAACTCCAGCAGTGCAGCCTTAATAGTTGTTGACGGTATAACAACTGATGGTAGTATTTTGGGCGTGCTGTCGCCTGCGCAGGTTAAAAGTGTAAATGTGATTAAAGACGGTGGGGCTGCTATTTATGGCTCACGAGGAGCAAACGGGGTGGTAATTATCGAAACAAAAAGGGGGAACGACTAA